A genomic region of Stegostoma tigrinum isolate sSteTig4 chromosome 13, sSteTig4.hap1, whole genome shotgun sequence contains the following coding sequences:
- the LOC132210457 gene encoding interleukin-12 subunit beta-like: MVGRLFLCLWFLSLTATVEMAFEEKYTIVNKGNYNLSCDASPDQLQTGIHWRLNGVPLTKNAHSNELSLEVTDRPDAGNYTCHANDTAELLKHYYILINVGREADKILTETNGNYITCHAEQFGGNFTCFWRMREKATFSASFYREGWNGDSKGCVLTQCKTSDCTVQASCTDETFSPYAEELRQITLTVEAATTKRYEKHTKHFYIRDILKPAAPKKLTTLRKNHKLKIDWQYPNSWNSPHSYFPLMSQVSVELTSRKCKHKKPIRTKDSSVELLIPCRNVPHQLKRHQNISCFTESSSVELSINKKKSLKIHRICVRVRELFFNSTWSDPICSDCRTKLQSGSY; this comes from the exons ATGGTTGGccgtttgtttctttgtttgtggTTCTTATCCTTAACGGCGACGGTGGAGATGGCATTTGAGGAGAAAT ACACTATTGTAAACAAGGGTAATTATAACCTGAGCTGTGATGCCTCCCCTGACCAACTGCAGACTGGAATTCACTGGCGACTTAATGGTGTGCCGCTCACCAAAAATGCCCACTCAAACGAGCTCAGCTTGGAAGTGACAGACAGGCCTGACGCAGGAAACTATACCTGTCATGCCAATGACACAGCAGAGTTATTAAAACACTACTACATACTCATCAACGTGGGAAGAGAGGCTGATAAAATACTCACAG AAACAAATGGAAATTACATCACATGTCACGCAGAGCAGTTTGGTGGGAATTTCACCTGCTTCTGGAGAATGAGAGAAAAAGCCACTTTCTCAGCAAGCTTCTACCGTGA AGGTTGGAATGGAGACTCCAAGGGCTGTGTCCTGACTCAATGCAAGACATCGGATTGCACTGTCCAAGCAAGCTGTACTGAcgagaccttctctccatacgcTGAAGAGCTGAGGCAAATCACCCTCACAGTGGAGGCAGCTACAACTAAACGATATGAGAAGCACACAAAACACTTTTACATCCGAGATATTT TAAAACCCGCTGCTCCGAAGAAACTCACGACCCTCAGGAAGAACCACAAGTTGAAAATCGACTGGCAATACCCAAATTCCTGGAACAGTCCTCACTCCTACTTCCCACTAATGTCCCAGGTTAGCGTCGAACTGACCTCCAGGAAGTGCAAACATAAGAAACCCATCAGGACCAAGGATTCATCGGTTGAG TTGCTGATCCCGTGCAGAAATGTCCCCCATCAGCTGAAACGTCACCAAAACATCAGCTGCTTCACTGAGAGTTCGAGCGTGGAGTTGTCAATCAACAAGAAGAAGTCTCTCAAGATCCATAGGATATGTGTCCGTGTGAGGGAGCTGTTCTTCAACTCCACTTGGAGTGATCCCATTTGCAGCGATTGCCGAAC AAAACTTCAATCAGGAAGCTATTGA